From one Coffea eugenioides isolate CCC68of chromosome 11, Ceug_1.0, whole genome shotgun sequence genomic stretch:
- the LOC113751515 gene encoding probable esterase KAI2 gives MGIVEEAHNAKVVGSGEQTIVLAHGFGTDQSVWKHLVPHLVEDYRVILFDKMGAGTTNPDYFDFERYATLEGYACDVIAILEELRVDSCIYVGHSVSAMIGAVASISRPDLFTKLVMVSGSPRYLNDVDYYGGFEQEGLDQLFEAMKSNYRAWCDGFAPLAVGGDMDSVAVQEFSRTLFNMRPDIALSVAQTIFCSDTRHLLAHVRVPCHIIQSMKDLAVPVVVSEYLHQNLGCESVVEVMSTDGHLPQLSSPDVVVPVLLRHIRHNIMV, from the exons ATGGGGATAGTGGAGGAAGCTCACAACGCCAAGGTCGTAGGTTCTGGGGAGCAGACCATAGTGTTGGCGCATGGGTTCGGGACGGATCAATCGGTGTGGAAGCACCTGGTGCCACACCTAGTGGAGGATTACAGGGTTATTTTGTTCGATAAGATGGGCGCCGGAACCACCAATCCGGACTACTTTGACTTCGAAAGATATGCTACTCTGGAGGGCTATGCCTGTGATGTGATCGCAATACTGGAGGAGCTCCGGGTGGATTCCTGCATATATGTTGGCCACTCCGTTTCGGCCATGATTGGCGCCGTCGCTTCTATTTCTCGCCCTGACCTCTTCACCAAACTCGTCATGGTTTCTGGCTCTCCTAG GTACCTTAACGACGTGGATTACTATGGAGGGTTCGAGCAGGAAGGTCTGGACCAGTTATTCGAAGCCATGAAGTCAAATTACAGGGCATGGTGCGACGGATTTGCACCCTTGGCCGTTGGAGGAGACATGGACTCGGTTGCCGTGCAAGAATTCAGCAGGACATTATTCAACATGAGGCCTGACATAGCACTCAGCGTTGCTCAAACCATTTTCTGTAGTGACACGAGACATTTGCTAGCCCATGTGAGGGTGCCTTGTCACATTATCCAGAGCATGAAGGACTTGGCCGTACCGGTGGTGGTCTCCGAGTACCTTCATCAAAATCTGGGGTGTGAGTCCGTGGTGGAGGTCATGTCCACCGACGGTCATCTTCCCCAGTTGAGCTCGCCGGACGTCGTCGTTCCGGTGCTGCTCAGGCACATTCGTCATAATATTATGGTTTAG
- the LOC113751612 gene encoding probable esterase KAI2, whose protein sequence is MGVAEDAHNVKVLGSGEKTVVLGHGFGTDQSLWKHLVPHLVDEYRVVLYDNMGAGTTNPDYFDFERYASLEGYAYDLLAILEELQIQSCIFVGHSLSSMTGAIASIFRPDLFEKLIMIAASPRFINTDDYFGGFEKEDVDQLCNAIETNYKSWCSGFAPLVVGGDMDSVAVQEFSRTLFNMRPDIALSVFRTIFTFDLRHFLCRVTVPCHIVQSTKDLAVPLAVSEYLHQNLGGQSLVEVISTEGHLPQLSSPDITIPVILRHIRHDIGNE, encoded by the exons GACCGTCGTCCTTGGCCATGGCTTCGGCACCGACCAATCCCTTTGGAAACATCTCGTACCTCACCTTGTTGATGAGTACCGCGTCGTCCTTTACGACAACATGGGAGCTGGAACGACGAACCCCGACTACTTCGACTTCGAAAGATATGCCTCTCTTGAAGGCTATGCCTATGATTTACTGGCCATTTTGGAGGAGCTCCAAATTCAATCGTGCATCTTTGTCGGCCATTCTCTGTCCTCCATGACGGGTGCAATTGCCTCCATCTTTCGCCCTGATCTTTTCGAGAAACTCATCATGATTGCGGCTTCCCCGCG GTTCATAAACACTGACGACTACTTCGGAGGATTTGAGAAAGAAGATGTGGATCAACTCTGCAATGCAATAGAGACGAATTACAAGTCGTGGTGCTCTGGATTTGCACCCCTTGTGGTAGGGGGAGACATGGACTCGGTTGCCGTCCAAGAATTCAGCAGGACCTTGTTCAACATGAGGCCGGACATAGCACTGAGCGTGTTTCGGACCATATTTACGTTCGACCTCAGGCATTTTCTCTGCCGCGTCACCGTCCCTTGCCATATCGTCCAAAGCACCAAGGACTTGGCCGTACCGTTAGCAGTGTCGGAGTATCTCCACCAGAATCTTGGGGGCCAGTCTCTGGTTGAGGTCATTTCTACGGAGGGTCACCTGCCACAGTTAAGCTCGCCGGACATCACAATTCCGGTCATTCTCCGACATATTCGACATGATATTGGAAATGAGTGA